DNA from Candidatus Manganitrophaceae bacterium:
TGCTTCAACCAAACGGATCTATTTTGGTCGCCGGACAAACCTGGGTCGGGAGCAATTATGACTTCGCCCTGGCACGCGTTGATACCGATGGGAACCTCGATCCAACATTCGGAACCGGCGGCAAAGTCATCACCGCAATCAGCCAAGGGAACGACTTCGTCACCTCCATTGCGCTTCAACCGGACGGAAAGATTATCCTCTCCGGCTATTCCGTGGTCGGCTCCACGAACAATCTTGTGCTGGCACGATATAATACGGACGGCAGCCTCGATTCGGCTTTTTCAGGCGGGATAATCTCGACCACCTTCGCCCCGGGCGCCAGCAGTGCTGCCACGGCGGTTCGGATTCAGCCAGACGGCAGGATCGTCATTGGCGGATACAGCGTCACCAGCGATAACTATGACGTTGCGTTGGCGCGATATAATACGGACGGAAGCCTTGATTCAACTTTTGGGACCGGCGGAAAGGTCGTCACAGCACTCGATACTGGAAATGACGGTCTCTTTGATATGGCCCTTCAGGCAGACGGGAAGATCGTCGTGGCCGGCTTCTCGAATGTCACCGGCGCCGATTTCGCCGTGGCCCGTTATAAATCGGATGGGACGCTCGATCCCTCTTTCGGCCAAGGGGGCAAGCGAATCGTCTCGGCCGGCCAGAGTATCGATTTCGCCTATGCCGTGGCCCTGCAGGCAGATGGAAAAATTATCGCAGCCGGAGGGTCTCAGGAAGGATCTCATTATGATTTTGCCCTCATTCGTCTTCTTCCGTAAAGCAACCCAAAGCGCTTCGGCTTCGTTCACGAACCGCCCTCCTGGATCTTCGCATAAATGAGCTGATCGATCGTCTGGCCCTCCTTGGTGACGCTTTTCCTCAACAACGCCTCGCACGTGTAGCCCGCTTTTTCGAGCACCCGGATGGAGGCCGCATTCCACTCGAAGACCCCAGCGTCGATTCGGCAGAGATCGAAGGTCTTGAAGGCATAGTCGGTCAGCGCCATCACCGCTTCCGTCGTGATCCCCCGACCCCAAAACCGCTCTCCGAGCCAATAGCCGATTTCGGCCGACCGCCGAAAAACATCGCCTCTCACCTCGAAACCGACCCCGCCGACCGCCGCTTCATTCACC
Protein-coding regions in this window:
- a CDS encoding GNAT family N-acetyltransferase; protein product: MKIKLDRSYLRDWRPGDEASLILHANNRNIWINLRDRFPHPYRLADARKWIRQASEVTPQTQFAIVVNEAAVGGVGFEVRGDVFRRSAEIGYWLGERFWGRGITTEAVMALTDYAFKTFDLCRIDAGVFEWNAASIRVLEKAGYTCEALLRKSVTKEGQTIDQLIYAKIQEGGS